The following are from one region of the Salvia hispanica cultivar TCC Black 2014 chromosome 1, UniMelb_Shisp_WGS_1.0, whole genome shotgun sequence genome:
- the LOC125201551 gene encoding uncharacterized protein LOC125201551 isoform X2: MAEASLAIGLRTAFVVLGFLATATVIYTVVTDGLPFRKELLTPWMAATLVDFYINILATGMWIIYKESNWISSLVWMVLLICFGSITTCLYVVLQFLRLTPQESQLDPIYFVLLRNKKSPSTEEVESKKSILSVVGARFLFSVLGCLMVATLVYTIATDGSPFRQELLTPWMSATLIDFYVNVIAISVWVAYKEPSWMRSALWIILLICFGSATTCAYVALQLFRLSPQDPVHFVLFNSDSRQVHDGSKRRL; encoded by the exons ATGGCGGAAGCATCGCTTGCAATTGGGCTGAGGACGGCGTTTGTGGTGCTCGGATTTCTAGCCACCGCCACCGTCATCTACACCGTCGTCACTGACGGCCTCCCTTTCCGCAAAGAGCTCCTCACCCC ATGGATGGCAGCAACCTTAGTTGATTTCTATATCAATATCCTAGCCACAGGG ATGTGGATAATCTACAAGGAATCTAACTGGATTTCCTCACTTGTTTGGATGGTTTTGCTTATATGTTTTGGAAG CATCACCACATGTTTGTACGTCGTTTTGCAGTTCCTAAGGCTCACTCCTCAAGAATCACAGTTAGATCCCATCTACTTTGTTTTGCTCAGAAATAAGAAAAG TCCTTCTACGGAGGAAGTGGAGTCGAAGAAGAGTATACTATCCGTTGTAGGTGCGCGGTTTCTTTTCTCTGTCTTGGGCTGTCTCATGGTAGCTACATTGGTTTACACCATCGCCACAGATGGCTCACCCTTTCGCCAAGAGCTTTTGACTCC GTGGATGTCAGCGACGCTCATTGATTTCTATGTTAACGTGATTGCTATATCG GTTTGGGTGGCGTATAAGGAGCCGAGCTGGATGAGATCAGCATTATGGatcattttgttgatatgcTTCGGAAG TGCTACCACGTGCGCTTACGTTGCCCTACAGCTCTTCCGTCTCTCGCCTCAGGACCCCGTGCACTTTGTTCTCTTCAACAGTGACAGCAGGCAAGTTCATGAT GGCAGTAAACGACGGCTATAA
- the LOC125201551 gene encoding uncharacterized protein LOC125201551 isoform X1 gives MAEASLAIGLRTAFVVLGFLATATVIYTVVTDGLPFRKELLTPWMAATLVDFYINILATGMWIIYKESNWISSLVWMVLLICFGSITTCLYVVLQFLRLTPQESQLDPIYFVLLRNKKSPSTEEVESKKSILSVVGARFLFSVLGCLMVATLVYTIATDGSPFRQELLTPWMSATLIDFYVNVIAISVWVAYKEPSWMRSALWIILLICFGSATTCAYVALQLFRLSPQDPVHFVLFNSDSRAVNDGYKGTLQKETYTKLVR, from the exons ATGGCGGAAGCATCGCTTGCAATTGGGCTGAGGACGGCGTTTGTGGTGCTCGGATTTCTAGCCACCGCCACCGTCATCTACACCGTCGTCACTGACGGCCTCCCTTTCCGCAAAGAGCTCCTCACCCC ATGGATGGCAGCAACCTTAGTTGATTTCTATATCAATATCCTAGCCACAGGG ATGTGGATAATCTACAAGGAATCTAACTGGATTTCCTCACTTGTTTGGATGGTTTTGCTTATATGTTTTGGAAG CATCACCACATGTTTGTACGTCGTTTTGCAGTTCCTAAGGCTCACTCCTCAAGAATCACAGTTAGATCCCATCTACTTTGTTTTGCTCAGAAATAAGAAAAG TCCTTCTACGGAGGAAGTGGAGTCGAAGAAGAGTATACTATCCGTTGTAGGTGCGCGGTTTCTTTTCTCTGTCTTGGGCTGTCTCATGGTAGCTACATTGGTTTACACCATCGCCACAGATGGCTCACCCTTTCGCCAAGAGCTTTTGACTCC GTGGATGTCAGCGACGCTCATTGATTTCTATGTTAACGTGATTGCTATATCG GTTTGGGTGGCGTATAAGGAGCCGAGCTGGATGAGATCAGCATTATGGatcattttgttgatatgcTTCGGAAG TGCTACCACGTGCGCTTACGTTGCCCTACAGCTCTTCCGTCTCTCGCCTCAGGACCCCGTGCACTTTGTTCTCTTCAACAGTGACAGCAG GGCAGTAAACGACGGCTATAAAGGAACTCTACAAAAGGAAACATATACAAAGCTTGTTAGGTGA